Proteins encoded together in one Urocitellus parryii isolate mUroPar1 chromosome 3, mUroPar1.hap1, whole genome shotgun sequence window:
- the LOC113191838 gene encoding RIMS-binding protein 3B-like, with amino-acid sequence MTKDSPTPLGGGRASPKKPDSPGPAAAVQEEQRRELEKLRAELEAERARRLAERRRFASQARQLREAAERERQQLADHLRSKWEAQRFRELRQLQEDVQRQRETEIRQLLRWKEAELRQLQQLLHRERDGVVRQARELQRQLAQELVNRGYCSRAGAPEVSAAQCRCRLQDVLAQLRWDTDSEQAARIRHLQAALDMERQLFLKYILEHFRWQPALSGPPDSQAVNPSQEPLPETASSAHLTPKPDCRLASLDGLSARDRIRSRSLDLVPAVCSSSADGLLPTRASSLDSLATERSCSLDSTLSFPKASESEARVSLTDASIRGSLSTPPPPLLPSLSSVRRNPSDPREEISRKEPCAALTPSPLSLDYQELVKQNSELAETLRVLARRCSGLQEENIQLRRSHFSDGAEEKVKRLKVKHAELTGLARRLEDRARKLQETNLRAMSAPVPGESRSGLELCQAFARQRAQDLSEQASALLAKDKQIEELQRECHLLQARVATGLSSVSDPGGGAPCTQWLNISDLDRLQRESQREVLRLQRQLTLQQGKSDKPAEAGGQSALCEDARHQVQALERELGARRRECEELGAQAAAAQRRGEETAAQLQTALRKGAWLAEENARLQAQADWVRKVAAENSDVREQLGRACQERDAASLLAEQLLQQAAREQDRQQQLQHDLQKALSDLQDARKEMQALQCSPDHPPEQLRETTQTPESQGRGSGRAKFKPGPEDHALTEPSRDKQLLVCLSQQENPVLGEPSSVPQVSDRVPASQLLDSRPQTKKTSSHSNSSSSSEVESMWATVPSCLTLDMDTVSEVDDLEPDSVSPSLEVGSSETPATPKLKIFLARYSYNPLEGPNEQPDGELPLTAGDYVYIFGDMDDDGFYEGELEDGRRGLVPSNLVEQIPDSDILGCLSSKYPDLGPTVLPAGQSRISEENSSLSGEAQGSVDRVPCQKGRVGSKTEVAVEILESKTKACWLGSPHSAGEQGFSRPLLGAKGVLCVAPMQLHLQNVTATSAEIAWVCSSNRHPHVVYLNDQEHALTPSGVSCYTFQGLHPSTRYQVRVEVRLPWDLLQEHWETMSSTIIFNTPLAGPPDPPLDVLVEHHTLPGFLVVSWLPVTIDSAGSSNGVQVTGYAVYADGLKVAEVTDATAGSILLQFSQMQVPLTCQKVSVRTMSLYGESMDSVPAQIPEDYFTCNPLPETPSFSYTCGDPSTYRVTFPVCHQKLVLASLNTKAVPHTPGSCGEPQTKSLEAFPEEAPKRQSPVSNLSSEGTGNKVQEPIETWKKCRKDVSFQKNPQNHHRLPLPSDQSGLKENHYGHMNTSRSPVPGFSHPPPECGPRKELSQEKAAFEKTLRQKQDTQVFIPPQQRTCQQYAADFHDIFEEAAALCLDPWCTKNQEQKKNLRPHSRRGQALGDKREGQLLEPSSVLCPTPSSKIIKMSRGGPTQLGTEANIPARVFVALFDYNPLTMSANPEAAEKELTFQKGQLLRVWGCQDPHGFYHGECNGQVGNIPGHLVVEVEVGTEWTDRRWHLPAQGHLPSVGHLADFERLTRPQGSFLIPQGNSKRPTLWTPKTMMAALDYDPRNRRAGCRGKGKLALRAGDMITVYGPVDDKGFYYGESGGHRGLVPAHLLDDLSIHRE; translated from the coding sequence ATGACCAAGGACTCGCCCACCCCCTTGGGTGGCGGCCGCGCGTCGCCCAAGAAGCCAGATAGCCCCGGCCCGGCGGCTGCAGTGCAGGAGGAACAGAGACGGGAGCTGGAGAAGTTGCGGGCTGAGCTGGAGGCGGAGCGCGCGCGGAGGTTGGCGGAACGACGGCGCTTCGCGTCCCAGGCGCGGCAGCTGCGGGAGGCAGCCGAGAGGGAGCGGCAGCAGCTGGCTGACCATCTGCGCTCCAAGTGGGAGGCACAGCGCTTCCGGGAGCTGCGGCAGCTGCAGGAGGACGTGCAGCGGCAGCGCGAGACCGAGATCCGGCAGCTGCTGCGCTGGAAGGAGGCCGAGTTGCGGCAGCTACAGCAGCTGCTGCATCGCGAGCGCGATGGCGTAGTGCGCCAGGCCCGGGAGCTGCAGCGCCAGCTGGCCCAGGAGCTGGTGAACCGTGGCTACTGCAGCCGCGCGGGGGCGCCGGAGGTCTCCGCCGCGCAATGTCGCTGTCGCCTGCAGGACGTCCTGGCACAACTGCGCTGGGATACCGACAGCGAGCAGGCAGCGCGCATCCGTCACCTGCAGGCGGCGCTGGACATGGAGCGCCAGCTCTTCCTCAAGTACATCTTGGAACACTTCCGCTGGCAGCCCGCTTTGTCTGGACCCCCGGACTCCCAGGCAGTGAATCCCTCGCAAGAGCCGCTCCCTGAAACAGCAAGCAGTGCTCATCTCACTCCAAAGCCCGACTGTCGTCTCGCATCCCTGGACGGCCTGAGCGCCCGCGATCGCATTCGCTCTCGTTCCCTGGATTTGGTGCCCGCTGTGTGCTCAAGCTCCGCAGATGGCCTGCTCCCAACGCGCGCCAGCTCCCTCGATTCCTTGGCAACAGAGCGTTCTTGCTCGCTGGACAGCACACTGAGTTTCCCCAAGGCCTCCGAATCTGAGGCGCGAGTCTCCTTGACAGATGCATCCATCAGGGGCTCCCTAAGTACCCCGCCGCCGCCACTGCTACCATCCCTGTCATCGGTACGTAGGAATCCTAGCGATCCCCGAGAAGAAATCTCCCGGAAGGAGCCCTGCGCTGCTCTGACGCCTTCACCACTGAGCTTGGACTACCAGGAACTGGTGAAGCAGAACTCGGAACTTGCTGAAACGCTGCGGGTGCTGGCACGCCGCTGCTCTGGACTACAAGAAGAGAACATACAGTTGCGTCGCTCACACTTCTCCGACGGGGCGGAGGAAAAGGTGAAGCGGCTCAAAGTGAAGCACGCGGAACTGACCGGACTCGCGAGGCGCCTGGAGGACCGGGCTCGAAAGCTTCAGGAGACCAACCTGAGAGCAATGAGCGCGCCTGTTCCGGGTGAGAGCCGCTCTGGCCTGGAGCTATGCCAGGCCTTTGCCCGTCAGCGTGCGCAGGATCTGTCAGAGCAAGCTAGCGCGCTGCTGGCCAAAGACAAGCAGATCGAAGAGCTGCAGCGCGAATGCCACCTGCTGCAAGCACGCGTCGCCACTGGCCTTAGTAGCGTCTCTGATCCTGGAGGAGGCGCCCCCTGCACGCAGTGGCTCAACATCAGCGACTTGGACCGGCTGCAACGTGAGTCCCAGCGGGAAGTGCTACGCCTGCAAAGGCAGTTGACGCTACAACAGGGCAAGAGCGACAAGCCAGCCGAGGCGGGCGGCCAGAGCGCACTCTGTGAAGATGCGCGACACCAGGTGCAAGCACTAGAGCGCGAGCTGGGCGCGCGGCGTAGGGAATGTGAGGAACTGGGTGCTCAGGCGGCGGCCGCACAGCGGCGCGGCGAGGAGACAGCAGCACAGCTGCAGACAGCACTGCGCAAGGGCGCCTGGCTGGCGGAGGAGAACGCACGACTGCAGGCCCAGGCCGACTGGGTGAGGAAAGTGGCTGCAGAGAACAGCGACGTGCGCGAGCAGCTGGGCCGCGCGTGCCAGGAGCGAGACGCCGCAAGCCTGCTGGCAGAGCAGCTGCTGCAACAGGCGGCACGCGAGCAAGacaggcagcagcagctgcagcacgACCTGCAGAAGGCCCTGAGTGACCTGCAGGATGCCCGGAAGGAGATGCAGGCGCTGCAGTGTTCCCCTGACCACCCTCCCGAACAGCTACGGGAGACCACCCAAACCCCAGAATCCCAAGGTAGGGGTAGTGGAAGGGCCAAGTTCAAGCCAGGGCCTGAAGACCATGCTCTGACAGAGCCCAGCAGAGACAAACAGCTTCTTGTTTGTCTCTCCCAGCAGGAGAACCCAGTTCTTGGGGAACCATCCAGTGTGCCCCAAGTGTCAGATAGGGTCCCTGCCAGCCAGCTCCTGGACTCCAGGCCCCAGACCAAGAAAACCAGCTCCCATtcaaactcctcctcctcctcagaggtGGAGTCCATGTGGGCCACAGTGCCATCTTGCCTTACTCTGGACATGGATACAGTCAGTGAGGTGGATGACCTGGAGCCAGACAGTGTGTCTCCTTCCCTGGAAGTGGGGTCCTCTGAGACTCCTGCAACTCCCAAGCTCAAAATCTTTTTGGCTAGGTATAGCTACAACCCCTTAGAGGGGCCCAATGAGCAACCTGATGGTGAGCTGCCCCTGACAGCTGGTGACTATGTATATATCTTTGGGGATATGGATGACGATGGCTTCTATGAAGGGGAGCTTGAGGATGGCCGGCGGGGACTAGTGCCCTCAAACTTGGTGGAACAGATTCCAGACAGTGACATCCTGGGCTGCCTGTCCTCCAAGTACCCTGACCTTGGCCCCACTGTACTGCCAGCTGGGCAGAGCAGAATCTCAGAGGAAAATAGCTCATTATCAGGGGAAGCACAGGGATCAGTGGATAGAGTGCCATGCCAGAAGGGAAGGGTGGGCTCCAAGACAGAAGTGGCAGTAGAGATCTTGGAGTCCAAGACAAAAGCATGTTGGCTAGGCTCACCACATAGTGCGGGGGAGCAGGGCTTCTCCAGACCCCTTCTGGGGGCCAAAGGAGTGCTGTGTGTGGCTCCAATGCAACTACATCTGCAGAATGTCACAGCCACATCAGCTGAAATTGCCTGGGTCTGCAGCAGCAACAGACACCCCCATGTGGTATATCTCAATGACCAGGAGCATGCCTTGACCCCTTCAGGTGTGAGCTGCTATACTTTCCAAGGCCTACATCCCAGCACACGATATCAGGTGCGGGTGGAGGTGCGTCTGCCTTGGGACTTGTTGCAGGAGCACTGGGAAACAATGTCCTCTACCATCATCTTCAATACCCCCTTAGCAGGACCCCCTGACCCTCCGCTAGATGTCCTGGTGGAGCACCACACCTTGCCAGGTTTCCTGGTGGTCAGTTGGCTTCCTGTGACCATTGACTCAGCTGGGTCCTCCAATGGGGTCCAGGTTACTGGTTATGCTGTGTACGCAGATGGGCTCAAGGTTGCAGAGGTCACTGATGCCACTGCTGGGAGCATCCTGCTGCAATTTTCCCAAATGCAGGTGCCCCTAACATGCCAGAAGGTCTCAGTGAGAACCATGTCACTTTATGGTGAGTCCATGGATTCAGTGCCAGCTCAGATCCCTGAGGACTACTTCACCTGCAACCCATTACCAGAGACTCCTTCATTTAGCTATACCTGTGGTGACCCATCCACCTATAGAGTCACCTTCCCTGTCTGCCATCAGAAGCTGGTACTGGCTTCTCTGAATACCAAAGCTGTCCCCCACACTCCTGGAAGTTGTGGGGAGCCTCAGACCAAGTCTTTAGAAGCATTCCCTGAAGAAGCCCCAAAAAGGCAGTCCCCAGTGTCCAACCTAAGCTCAGAAGGGACTGGCAACAAAGTCCAGGAACCCATAGAAACCTGGAAAAAATGCAGAAAGGATGTGTCCTTTCAGAagaatccccagaaccaccacaGATTACCTCTACCCAGTGACCAGTCTGGGTTGAAAGAAAACCACTATGGGCACATGAATACCAGCAGAAGTCCTGTTCCAGGATTCAGCCATCCGCCCCCTGAGTGTGGGCCCAGAAAAGAGCTAAGTCAGGAGAAGGCTGCCTTTGAAAAGACCCTTAGGCAAAAACAGGATACCCAAGTGTTCATACCTCCCCAACAGAGAACCTGCCAGCAATATGCAGCTGATTTCCATGACATCTTTGAGGAGGCGGCAGCATTGTGCTTGGATCCTTGGTGCACAAAAAATCAagagcagaaaaagaatttgaggcCTCACAGTAGGCGAGGTCAGGCTCTGGGGGATAAGAGAGAGGGCCAGCTCCTTGAGCCCAGTTCAGTGCTGTGTCCAACTCCATCCAGCAAAATCATTAAGATGTCCAGGGGTGGCCCCACACAGCTGGGTACAGAAGCCAATATTCCCGCCAGGGTCTTTGTGGCTCTCTTTGATTATAACCCTCTGACAATGTCTGCCAACCCTGAGGCTGCAGAGAAGGAACTGACCTTCCAGAAAGGGCAGTTGCTAAGAGTATGGGGCTGTCAGGACCCCCATGGTTTCTACCATGGTGAGTGCAATGGACAAGTGGGCAACATCCCTGGGCACCTTGTGGTGGAGGTAGAGGTGGGCACAGAGTGGACTGACAGGAGGTGGCATTTGCCAGCACAAGGGCACCTGCCCTCTGTGGGCCACCTTGCAGACTTTGAGAGGCTCACCAGGCCCCAAGGTTCCTTCCTCATACCCCAAGGGAACTCCAAGAGACCCACACTGTGGACTCCAAAGACCATGATGGCGGCCCTGGACTATGATCCCAGGAACAGGAGAGCAGGATGCCGGGGAAAAGGCAAGCTGGCactaagggctggggacatgatcACAGTGTATGGGCCTGTGGATGATAAAGGATTCTATTATGGTGAGTCAGGTGGCCACAGGGGCCTAGTCCCAGCCCACCTATTGGATGACTTGTCTATCCACAGAGAGTAA